The Solanum lycopersicum chromosome 9, SLM_r2.1 genome window below encodes:
- the LOC138338504 gene encoding uncharacterized protein, whose amino-acid sequence MLKDYDMSFHYHLGKAILVADALRRDQDKLCVPNVDDLRTKIVAEAYGSSIEMAPFEAQYDRRCISLVGGFKVGESSILGPEITHDALKNVKGVMRFGKNGKLSPRYVVKYEILQCVGEVAYELALPMELASVHPFFHVSMLKKCLGDRASILPIEGLGVDEDLSYEEVPVEILDR is encoded by the exons atgttgaaggattatgatatgagtttcCACTACCATCTAGGGAAAGCAATTCTTGTAGCTGATGCTTTAAGAAG GGATCAGGACAAACTGTGTGTACcaaatgtggatgatttgcggacCAAGATTGTTGCAGAGGCCTATGGTTccag TAttgagatggcaccatttgaggcacaGTATGATAGGAGGTGTATATCTCTAGTTGGGGGGTTCAAagttggagagtcatccattttgggtccagagatcaCTCATGATGCCTTAAAGAATGTCAAA ggggtgatgaggtttggcaagaacgggaagttgagtccgaggtacGTCGTGAAATATGAGATTCTACAATGTGtaggtgaggtggcctatgagttggcgTTGCCTAtggagctagcttctgttcatccattctttcatgtctctatgttgaagaagtgccttGGTGATCGAGCATCGATTCTACCtattgaaggtttgggggttgatgaagacttgtcttatgaggaggttcctgttgagattttagaccGATAG